Proteins found in one Bremerella volcania genomic segment:
- a CDS encoding DUF1592 domain-containing protein, whose amino-acid sequence MQRLSLIAIFVLTAAVNDSIAAETKQPNTDFSKIQPVLENYCYGCHGYGADEGGVVLDTLPENPQASHETWLAVWRNLRAQTMPPSDEDQPSPEQRDLVSKWIQASVFKLDPQNPDPGRVTIRRLNRDEYRYTIEDLFGYRYKVDENFPPDDTGYGFDTIGDVLSMSPLMTEKYFDAAQEIVKEVVPTDDKQGVMYKRVFFDGPPPEGEKEREAYARKILQHFSSKAFRRPVSDETLNRLVAIQKHISGLPDRTFEHGIAQSFAAILISPQFLFRAEIQPEPNNPGKVVNVDEFALASRLSYFLWSSLPDDELTRLASEGKLRENLDAQVNRMIDDHKSERFVERFVGQWLQAQDVESLSIDARRALGLRDLGDSQRIFSRTVRRAMREETEMLFEYVLKENRSAGELLTADYTFLNEPLAKFYGLEEIKDLDRSRMKKVDLPKDSKRGGILTQGTFLVVTSNPTRTSPVKRGLFILDNILGTPPPPAPPNVPALEEIRQRGKRLTMREQLELHASEALCKSCHSRMDPLGLALEKFTYIGQFEDDDEVETSGKLITGEEFKSVKELSQVLANERKVDFYRCLTEKMLTYALGRGLEYYDTPTVDLIVDDMLANDGKLRDMIHSIVNSAPFQKRRGDGDLLSSAN is encoded by the coding sequence ATGCAACGACTTTCCCTCATTGCGATCTTCGTGCTTACGGCTGCTGTCAACGATAGCATCGCCGCCGAGACGAAACAGCCCAACACCGACTTCTCGAAGATCCAGCCGGTCTTGGAAAACTACTGCTATGGTTGCCATGGCTACGGTGCGGATGAAGGGGGCGTCGTGCTCGACACCCTGCCCGAGAACCCCCAGGCCTCGCACGAAACATGGCTGGCCGTCTGGCGAAACCTGCGCGCCCAAACGATGCCCCCGTCCGACGAAGACCAACCTTCTCCAGAACAGCGCGACCTGGTGAGCAAGTGGATCCAAGCGAGCGTCTTCAAGCTCGATCCGCAGAATCCCGACCCAGGCCGCGTCACGATCCGCCGTTTGAACCGCGACGAGTACCGCTACACGATCGAAGACCTCTTCGGTTACCGCTACAAGGTCGACGAGAACTTCCCGCCGGACGACACCGGTTACGGCTTCGACACCATCGGCGACGTCCTCTCGATGTCGCCGCTGATGACCGAGAAGTACTTCGACGCAGCACAAGAGATCGTCAAGGAAGTCGTGCCCACCGACGACAAGCAAGGCGTCATGTACAAACGCGTCTTCTTCGATGGTCCACCCCCCGAAGGCGAAAAGGAACGGGAAGCGTATGCCCGTAAAATTTTGCAGCACTTCAGTTCGAAGGCCTTCCGCCGACCGGTCTCCGACGAGACGCTCAACCGCCTAGTCGCAATCCAGAAGCACATCAGTGGCCTGCCCGACCGAACCTTCGAGCACGGCATCGCCCAGTCGTTCGCCGCTATTTTGATTTCTCCGCAGTTTCTATTCCGGGCAGAAATCCAACCGGAACCGAACAACCCCGGCAAAGTCGTCAACGTCGACGAGTTCGCGCTCGCCTCGCGGCTCTCCTACTTTCTGTGGAGTTCGCTGCCCGACGACGAGCTGACCCGGCTGGCCAGCGAAGGCAAGCTCCGCGAGAACCTCGATGCCCAGGTCAATCGGATGATCGACGATCACAAGTCCGAGCGTTTCGTCGAGCGTTTCGTCGGCCAGTGGCTGCAAGCCCAGGACGTCGAGTCGCTGAGCATCGATGCTCGCCGGGCACTGGGGCTCCGCGACCTTGGCGACTCCCAACGCATCTTCAGCCGAACCGTCCGCCGCGCCATGCGGGAAGAGACGGAAATGCTGTTCGAGTACGTCCTGAAAGAGAACCGCTCGGCAGGCGAACTGCTGACCGCCGACTACACCTTCCTCAACGAGCCGCTGGCCAAGTTTTACGGCTTGGAGGAGATCAAGGACCTCGACCGCAGCCGCATGAAAAAGGTCGACCTGCCCAAGGACAGCAAACGGGGCGGTATCCTCACCCAGGGGACTTTCCTCGTGGTGACCTCGAACCCAACCCGAACGTCCCCGGTCAAGCGCGGGCTGTTCATCCTCGATAACATCCTCGGCACGCCGCCGCCACCGGCACCGCCGAACGTACCGGCCCTGGAGGAAATCCGCCAGCGCGGCAAACGATTGACGATGCGCGAGCAACTGGAACTGCATGCCAGCGAAGCGCTCTGCAAGTCGTGCCACTCTCGGATGGACCCCTTGGGACTGGCGCTGGAGAAGTTCACCTACATCGGACAGTTCGAGGACGACGACGAGGTCGAAACCTCCGGCAAGTTGATCACCGGCGAAGAGTTCAAAAGCGTGAAAGAACTTTCCCAGGTGTTGGCCAACGAGCGAAAAGTCGATTTTTATCGCTGTTTGACCGAAAAGATGCTCACCTACGCCCTGGGGCGGGGTTTGGAATATTACGACACACCGACCGTAGACCTCATCGTCGACGACATGCTTGCCAACGACGGCAAGCTGCGCGACATGATTCACTCCATTGTAAATAGCGCCCCTTTCCAGAAGCGTCGTGGCGACGGCGACTTGTTGTCGTCCGCCAACTGA
- a CDS encoding ABC transporter ATP-binding protein translates to MSAIEFRQLEKRFSPESLVLSVDALEIPSGQFVSLVGPSGCGKSTLLRLVANLDQPSGGQLTLSDDQAGERAFVFQDASLIPWRTASENVQLPLELRRQLTRDDQHAIDAAIRMVGLQAEDSRKFPRMLSGGMRMRVSLARALVTQPRILLMDEPFAALDDLLRNQLNEQLLDLWREQKWTTLFVTHNVAEAVFLSQRVLVMHAQPGRIVADMTVPFDYPRRGPLRSDPDFARFCGEVMGKLAGAAA, encoded by the coding sequence GTGTCCGCGATTGAATTTCGACAACTTGAGAAGCGTTTTTCGCCTGAATCGCTCGTCCTTTCGGTCGATGCGCTCGAGATCCCGTCGGGGCAATTCGTCTCCCTTGTCGGGCCTTCAGGTTGTGGTAAATCAACGCTGCTGCGTTTGGTCGCCAACTTGGACCAGCCCAGTGGTGGCCAGCTCACCCTTTCCGACGACCAGGCCGGCGAGCGGGCCTTCGTCTTTCAGGACGCCAGCCTCATCCCCTGGAGAACGGCCTCGGAGAACGTTCAGTTACCCCTCGAACTCCGCCGCCAGCTGACGCGCGACGACCAACACGCAATCGATGCCGCGATTCGGATGGTCGGTTTGCAAGCGGAAGATTCGCGAAAATTTCCGCGAATGCTTTCCGGCGGGATGCGAATGCGGGTTTCGCTCGCCCGGGCACTGGTCACCCAGCCGCGCATCTTGCTGATGGACGAACCGTTCGCCGCGCTCGACGACCTACTGCGGAATCAGCTGAACGAACAACTGCTCGACCTGTGGCGAGAGCAGAAGTGGACGACGCTGTTCGTGACGCATAACGTCGCCGAGGCGGTCTTCTTAAGTCAGCGGGTTCTCGTCATGCATGCCCAGCCTGGGCGGATCGTGGCCGACATGACCGTTCCGTTCGATTACCCGCGCCGCGGTCCACTTCGAAGCGACCCCGACTTCGCCAGATTTTGCGGAGAGGTCATGGGCAAACTGGCAGGAGCGGCCGCGTGA
- a CDS encoding histidine phosphatase family protein: MSGTLSDDTCWMYLVRHGATDFNLKQPTVLQGNGINGPLAAIGQQQATLTGKFLSSLTFDCVYASPMVRAIETAERIVPGREIVPVPEIVEADVGRWLGRDWADIQAADPEAYRLHQEDPSIHPYPEGESATDVARRTVPALTRILRQNLGKRVLVVAHNIVIRVMVAHLYQIPLKQFRTIRQDNCCVNLIRYQGEKAELVTCNSTFHLRELNQ, from the coding sequence ATGAGCGGCACTCTTTCTGACGATACGTGTTGGATGTATTTGGTCCGGCACGGAGCGACCGACTTCAATCTGAAGCAGCCGACCGTCCTGCAAGGCAATGGAATCAACGGCCCGCTGGCCGCGATCGGCCAGCAGCAGGCGACGCTAACGGGTAAGTTTCTTAGTTCGCTGACGTTCGATTGCGTCTATGCCAGTCCGATGGTGCGAGCAATCGAGACGGCCGAACGCATCGTGCCTGGCCGCGAGATCGTTCCGGTGCCGGAGATCGTCGAGGCCGACGTCGGCCGCTGGCTGGGACGCGACTGGGCAGACATCCAAGCGGCCGATCCCGAGGCGTACCGTTTGCATCAGGAAGATCCCTCGATTCATCCTTATCCCGAAGGGGAATCGGCCACCGACGTCGCTCGGCGGACGGTACCAGCCCTGACCAGGATCCTGCGGCAGAACCTCGGCAAGCGGGTCCTGGTGGTCGCGCATAACATCGTCATTCGCGTGATGGTCGCCCATCTGTACCAGATTCCGCTGAAGCAGTTCCGGACGATCCGGCAAGACAACTGCTGCGTGAATCTGATTCGGTATCAAGGGGAAAAGGCGGAACTGGTGACTTGCAATTCGACCTTTCACCTACGCGAGCTGAATCAGTAG
- a CDS encoding outer membrane protein assembly factor BamB family protein, producing the protein MPRNFLQLLSLLAVVVFTLPLQADNWPRFRGPSQAGIANVDSVPTKWGDTENVLWKTDMPGPGASSPVVFNNRIYVTCYTGYGLNEEEPGDKANLKRNLVCVDRENGRILWNQEIPADAEHTKDFSGFVALHGFASSTPNVDDTGVYVYYGTTGAAAYDLDGTHRWTVSLGDKTHAFGTANSPVLYKDLVILNAGVEGNAIVGLDKKTGQEVWKHEGVNRSWNTPILVTANGRDELIYSEEGAVRALDPATGEELWHSKGIDDYICPSVIPVGDDMVVAMGARKNTTIAIRTGGSGDVTDSHLVWELDKGSNVSSPTYHDGHLYWVSESKGIAYCADAKTGEVVYQERMEPRPKLIYASPVVAGGKLYYVTRENGTYVIDANPEYKLITINEFEADKSIANASPAIVDNKIYLRTNKALYCIGK; encoded by the coding sequence ATGCCTCGTAACTTCCTCCAGCTTCTTTCCCTGCTTGCGGTCGTCGTCTTTACGCTGCCGCTGCAAGCAGACAACTGGCCTCGCTTCCGCGGACCTTCCCAGGCCGGGATCGCCAACGTAGACTCCGTTCCCACAAAGTGGGGCGACACCGAAAACGTCCTGTGGAAGACCGACATGCCAGGCCCAGGCGCCTCAAGCCCGGTCGTCTTCAACAATCGCATCTACGTCACCTGCTACACCGGGTACGGCCTGAACGAAGAAGAGCCTGGCGATAAGGCCAATCTGAAACGGAACCTCGTCTGCGTCGATCGCGAAAATGGCAGGATCCTGTGGAACCAAGAGATCCCGGCCGATGCCGAGCACACCAAAGACTTCAGCGGGTTCGTGGCCCTGCACGGCTTCGCTTCCAGCACGCCCAACGTCGACGATACCGGCGTCTATGTTTACTACGGCACCACCGGGGCCGCCGCCTACGATCTCGACGGCACGCACCGCTGGACGGTCAGCCTGGGGGATAAGACCCACGCGTTCGGCACCGCCAACTCGCCGGTCCTCTACAAAGACCTGGTCATCCTGAACGCTGGCGTCGAGGGAAACGCGATCGTCGGCCTCGACAAAAAGACCGGCCAAGAAGTCTGGAAGCACGAAGGGGTCAACCGTTCGTGGAACACGCCCATCCTGGTTACGGCCAACGGTCGCGATGAACTGATCTACAGCGAAGAAGGCGCCGTTCGCGCGCTCGATCCGGCCACCGGCGAGGAACTGTGGCACTCGAAGGGAATCGACGACTACATCTGCCCGAGCGTGATTCCCGTCGGCGACGACATGGTGGTCGCCATGGGTGCCCGCAAGAATACGACGATCGCCATCCGCACCGGCGGCAGCGGCGACGTGACCGACAGCCACCTGGTTTGGGAACTCGACAAAGGCTCGAACGTTTCGTCTCCCACCTACCACGACGGCCACCTGTACTGGGTCAGCGAAAGCAAAGGGATCGCCTACTGTGCCGACGCCAAGACCGGCGAAGTGGTCTACCAGGAACGAATGGAACCCCGCCCGAAACTGATCTACGCCTCGCCGGTGGTGGCTGGCGGCAAGCTGTACTACGTCACCCGCGAAAACGGCACCTACGTGATCGACGCGAATCCCGAGTACAAGCTGATCACGATCAACGAGTTCGAAGCAGACAAGTCGATCGCCAACGCCAGCCCGGCAATCGTCGACAACAAGATCTACCTTCGCACGAACAAGGCATTGTACTGCATCGGAAAGTAA
- a CDS encoding isocitrate/isopropylmalate dehydrogenase family protein, giving the protein MAYEVTLITGDGTGPELAEAARKCVDATGVEINWDVQEAGVDVMERVGTPIPDSTIESVRRTKCALKAPITTPVGTGFRSINVYLRQELGLFACIRPCKWYPGVRSYFSELGVDIVIVRENTEDLYAGVEFEKGKPETAQLIEFINGLPSDRKIKTGAEETGVSIKPISVSGTERIVRCAFDYAQKNGRKKVTAVHKANIMKYSDGLYLATATEVAKDYPDIEFEERIVDNMCMQLVQKPELYDVIVLPNLYGDILSDLGAGIVGGLGVAPGANIGPEGAVFEATHGSAPKYKGQNKVNPTALILSGMLMLQHMGETDAAKRLEQAVADVIAEGKDVTYDLKPNRDDPTAVGTQEMADAICAKLKG; this is encoded by the coding sequence ATGGCCTACGAAGTCACTCTCATTACCGGCGACGGTACTGGTCCCGAATTGGCGGAAGCTGCCCGCAAGTGTGTCGACGCAACCGGCGTCGAAATCAACTGGGACGTCCAGGAGGCCGGCGTCGACGTGATGGAGCGTGTCGGCACGCCCATCCCCGATTCGACCATCGAAAGCGTTCGCCGCACCAAGTGTGCCCTGAAGGCCCCGATCACCACCCCTGTGGGTACTGGTTTCCGCAGCATCAACGTTTACCTGCGTCAGGAACTGGGTCTGTTTGCCTGTATCCGCCCTTGCAAGTGGTACCCAGGCGTTCGCAGCTACTTCAGCGAGTTGGGCGTCGATATCGTCATCGTGCGTGAAAACACCGAAGACCTTTACGCCGGCGTCGAATTCGAGAAAGGCAAGCCTGAAACGGCTCAGCTGATCGAGTTCATCAACGGCCTGCCATCGGACCGCAAGATCAAGACCGGCGCCGAAGAGACCGGCGTTTCGATCAAGCCGATTAGCGTCAGCGGAACCGAACGTATCGTTCGCTGTGCGTTTGACTACGCCCAGAAGAACGGCCGCAAGAAGGTCACCGCCGTTCACAAGGCGAACATCATGAAGTACTCCGACGGCTTGTACCTGGCCACGGCCACCGAAGTCGCCAAGGACTACCCTGACATCGAATTCGAGGAACGCATCGTCGACAACATGTGCATGCAGCTGGTCCAAAAGCCAGAACTGTACGACGTGATCGTGCTGCCGAACCTGTACGGCGATATCCTCAGCGACCTGGGTGCCGGTATCGTCGGCGGCCTGGGTGTTGCCCCCGGTGCGAACATCGGTCCCGAAGGCGCCGTCTTCGAAGCCACCCACGGTTCGGCTCCGAAGTACAAAGGCCAGAACAAGGTCAACCCGACCGCCCTCATTCTGTCCGGCATGCTGATGCTTCAGCACATGGGCGAAACCGACGCGGCCAAGCGTCTGGAACAGGCCGTCGCCGACGTCATCGCCGAAGGCAAGGACGTCACCTACGACCTCAAGCCAAACCGCGACGACCCAACCGCCGTCGGCACGCAGGAAATGGCCGACGCCATTTGTGCCAAGCTGAAAGGCTAG
- a CDS encoding ABC transporter substrate-binding protein — protein sequence MLLLSLLLMAIALVGGCQTKDDTYHTGPRDNDPSARTDVKLALNWFPEAEHGGFYAAQLNGYFAEEGLNVEIIPGGPGSPVIQQVARGTIEFGVATADQIPLGRAQGANVVATLAAIDQSPRCFLVHEESGIKSLEELKNVTLAMNSGRAFSEYLKKHVPLENVRIVPYDGSIAAFLRDKNFAQQGYEFSEPFLAKQQGANVRVLPIRAIGYNPYASLLFTSDKLKSEHPELVAKMTRACRKGWQAYLKDPLKTNEHLQSLNPELTPGVLEFGVKAIVPLTTVQQDDFGQMQLDRWKTLVEQLVEVGLIEKDAVKPEDCFTEAS from the coding sequence ATGCTTTTGCTAAGTCTGCTACTGATGGCCATCGCTTTGGTCGGTGGTTGTCAGACGAAGGACGATACGTACCACACCGGTCCGCGTGATAATGACCCCAGCGCGCGAACCGACGTGAAGCTGGCCCTCAACTGGTTTCCCGAGGCCGAGCATGGCGGATTCTACGCGGCCCAGCTCAACGGTTACTTCGCCGAGGAAGGACTTAACGTCGAGATCATCCCCGGCGGGCCTGGCTCGCCGGTGATTCAGCAGGTAGCACGCGGCACGATCGAGTTCGGCGTCGCCACGGCCGATCAAATTCCGCTCGGCCGTGCTCAAGGAGCCAACGTCGTGGCCACGCTGGCGGCGATTGACCAAAGCCCGCGCTGCTTCCTGGTGCACGAAGAGTCAGGCATCAAGTCGCTGGAAGAACTCAAGAACGTGACCCTGGCGATGAACAGCGGCCGGGCCTTTTCGGAGTATCTCAAGAAGCATGTCCCGCTGGAGAACGTGCGGATCGTGCCGTACGACGGCAGCATTGCGGCGTTCCTGCGTGACAAGAACTTCGCCCAGCAAGGATACGAGTTCAGCGAGCCGTTTCTGGCCAAGCAGCAAGGAGCGAACGTGCGTGTGCTGCCCATTCGAGCGATCGGCTATAACCCGTACGCCAGCTTGCTGTTCACGTCGGACAAGCTGAAGAGCGAGCATCCGGAACTGGTCGCCAAGATGACGCGAGCTTGCCGTAAAGGTTGGCAGGCGTATCTGAAGGACCCGCTGAAGACGAACGAGCATCTTCAGTCGCTCAATCCCGAACTCACGCCGGGCGTCCTGGAGTTTGGCGTCAAGGCGATCGTCCCGCTGACGACGGTTCAGCAAGACGACTTCGGTCAGATGCAGCTTGACCGCTGGAAGACCCTTGTCGAGCAGCTCGTCGAAGTGGGGCTGATCGAGAAGGACGCCGTGAAGCCGGAAGACTGTTTTACCGAGGCATCATGA
- a CDS encoding DUF4236 domain-containing protein: protein MGFSFRKSYTFGPLRVNLSKSGVGFSFGVKGLRAGYSANGRKYVSAGVPGTGARYYKSTKSLSGLWNEWFGGEEEEAPQKKPAKQLKKKESFW from the coding sequence ATGGGTTTTTCCTTTCGTAAGTCGTACACGTTCGGTCCTTTGCGGGTGAATCTCAGCAAGTCTGGGGTGGGGTTTTCGTTTGGTGTGAAAGGCCTGCGTGCCGGGTACAGTGCCAACGGGCGCAAGTATGTTTCGGCGGGTGTGCCTGGCACCGGGGCGCGGTACTACAAGTCGACCAAGTCGCTGTCAGGCCTGTGGAACGAGTGGTTCGGCGGCGAAGAGGAAGAGGCACCGCAGAAGAAGCCAGCGAAGCAACTGAAAAAGAAAGAATCATTCTGGTAA
- the lpxK gene encoding tetraacyldisaccharide 4'-kinase, which yields MLTARDFKAIVSGRQRGIGTSMLRGLMWVTSLFYGIGVGIRNRQYDTKVKPGEKVDVPVISVGNLTLGGTGKTPMVAWLARWFREQNIRVTLISRGYGAEQGAQNDEAKELEQLLPDVPHLQNPDRVAAAQVATEELAAQVLLLDDAFQHRRIARDLDIVLIDATEPFGYDYLFPRGTLREPVQSLGRADVIVLTRGDMVSVQERAAIWERVAKLEDDAVLVEMRHQPSRLINFSGASEPIDQLKGKKVLAFCGIGNPSGFRHTLTNAEIDVVELKEFDDHHDYQREDIHVLEHWTTEHDEVEAVVCTHKDLVKIGLDRFMDKPLWALTIEAKIVDGQEELEERLRELVEKIPEDPYADY from the coding sequence ATGCTCACTGCCCGAGACTTCAAAGCCATTGTCAGCGGCCGCCAAAGGGGAATCGGCACGTCGATGCTTCGCGGACTCATGTGGGTGACCTCGCTCTTCTACGGAATCGGCGTCGGCATTCGCAATCGTCAGTACGACACGAAGGTCAAACCAGGCGAAAAGGTCGACGTGCCGGTGATCAGCGTCGGCAACCTGACCCTCGGCGGCACCGGCAAGACGCCCATGGTTGCCTGGCTCGCGCGTTGGTTTCGCGAGCAGAACATCCGCGTCACGCTGATCAGCCGCGGCTACGGCGCCGAGCAAGGTGCTCAGAACGACGAGGCGAAAGAACTCGAACAGTTGCTGCCTGACGTTCCGCACCTGCAAAACCCCGATCGCGTCGCCGCCGCCCAGGTAGCCACTGAGGAACTCGCCGCCCAGGTACTGCTGCTGGACGATGCGTTCCAACATCGGCGAATCGCCCGCGATCTCGATATCGTGCTGATCGACGCCACCGAGCCCTTTGGCTACGACTACCTGTTCCCCCGCGGCACCCTGCGAGAGCCGGTCCAAAGCCTGGGCCGGGCCGACGTGATCGTGCTCACCCGCGGCGACATGGTCAGCGTCCAAGAGCGGGCCGCGATCTGGGAACGCGTCGCCAAACTGGAAGACGATGCCGTGCTGGTCGAGATGCGTCACCAGCCAAGCCGCCTGATCAATTTCAGCGGAGCGTCCGAGCCGATTGATCAGCTGAAGGGAAAGAAGGTGCTGGCCTTTTGCGGCATCGGCAACCCGAGCGGTTTCCGCCACACGCTGACAAATGCCGAGATCGACGTGGTTGAGCTCAAAGAATTCGACGACCACCACGATTACCAGCGCGAGGACATCCACGTCCTGGAGCACTGGACCACTGAGCACGACGAGGTCGAAGCGGTCGTCTGCACGCACAAGGACCTCGTGAAGATCGGCCTCGATCGCTTCATGGACAAGCCCCTGTGGGCCTTGACCATCGAAGCCAAGATCGTCGACGGCCAAGAGGAACTCGAAGAGCGGCTGCGGGAACTAGTCGAAAAAATCCCCGAAGATCCGTACGCCGACTACTGA
- a CDS encoding carbohydrate porin, translated as MRRTFPTSLVTATLLCLVSTTAFAQQSVAFPESVLTEETTTTGQYYLDAFEKVSFYESCGMSCGDIAPSCGGYCTSAACDCFYCRDKCGGDFGGHRSCLKDCGITVEGAFTQFYQGPSSGGNKEVFRYGDKLDVFVIMDTGKMGLWEGGQIDIHAVDWQMGQNAIVDATGLAPVNTAMLLPKVGEPTFATTSLQYTQMLGGGHLVTAGRINMLDLWATFYPEYGRGIDGFMNTSMMLPLNVIPSLPLVTNGAGIIKAGERGIERALLVFESQSSPTTVGMDFPNGVTIVGTVRKYTDFMCQPGSHTLIGVYATGEYTSYDTSGWIVVPGNGVTPASKQGTWAAAYLAQQQLWADPCNPARKVSMFGYIGFSDPDNSPFQFTTSISIEKFGPFASRPNDRCGIGYFYNGLNSDFQNTVSLIAPIDDLHGGEVYYNAEIVKWFHLTTDLQVIQPGLVANDTAVVLGLRGELEF; from the coding sequence ATGCGCAGGACCTTCCCCACGAGTCTTGTAACTGCCACGCTGTTGTGTTTGGTCAGTACGACGGCTTTCGCTCAGCAATCGGTTGCGTTTCCCGAATCGGTTCTCACCGAGGAAACGACAACAACGGGGCAGTACTACCTCGACGCCTTCGAAAAGGTGTCGTTCTATGAATCGTGCGGAATGTCATGTGGTGACATTGCCCCCAGCTGCGGCGGTTACTGTACGTCTGCGGCGTGCGATTGCTTCTATTGCCGTGATAAGTGCGGCGGCGACTTTGGTGGCCATCGCAGCTGTTTAAAGGACTGCGGCATCACCGTCGAAGGTGCGTTCACGCAGTTCTATCAAGGACCTTCCAGTGGCGGAAACAAGGAAGTCTTCCGCTACGGCGACAAGCTCGATGTCTTCGTCATCATGGACACCGGCAAGATGGGCCTCTGGGAAGGGGGTCAGATTGACATTCACGCCGTTGATTGGCAGATGGGCCAGAATGCGATTGTTGACGCGACCGGACTTGCGCCTGTGAATACGGCTATGCTATTGCCGAAGGTGGGAGAGCCAACGTTTGCGACGACGAGCTTGCAGTACACGCAAATGCTCGGAGGGGGGCACCTCGTCACTGCCGGTCGAATTAACATGCTCGACTTGTGGGCAACGTTTTATCCGGAGTATGGACGCGGTATCGATGGCTTCATGAATACGTCAATGATGCTTCCTTTGAATGTGATTCCCAGCTTGCCACTGGTCACCAACGGTGCCGGGATCATCAAGGCCGGCGAGCGAGGCATCGAGCGTGCGTTGCTCGTGTTCGAGAGCCAATCGAGCCCAACGACTGTGGGGATGGACTTTCCTAACGGCGTGACGATTGTGGGTACCGTCCGAAAATATACCGATTTCATGTGCCAGCCTGGTTCACATACGTTGATCGGTGTGTATGCGACTGGAGAATACACCTCGTATGACACATCTGGCTGGATTGTTGTCCCCGGTAACGGCGTGACACCGGCATCGAAGCAGGGAACCTGGGCGGCTGCCTATTTGGCTCAGCAGCAACTCTGGGCCGATCCATGCAATCCGGCTCGCAAGGTTAGCATGTTTGGCTACATCGGGTTCTCCGATCCGGACAACAGCCCGTTCCAGTTCACGACCAGCATTTCGATCGAAAAGTTCGGCCCGTTTGCCAGCCGTCCGAACGACCGGTGCGGGATAGGGTACTTTTACAACGGGCTGAACTCCGACTTCCAGAACACCGTCAGCCTGATCGCACCGATCGATGATCTGCACGGCGGCGAAGTCTATTACAACGCCGAAATCGTCAAATGGTTCCACCTGACGACCGACCTGCAGGTGATTCAGCCCGGGTTGGTTGCCAACGATACGGCCGTCGTGTTGGGCTTGCGTGGGGAACTAGAGTTCTAG
- a CDS encoding ABC transporter permease, which produces MKEDRFSWKTIVLPMLVLVLTLALWQAIIVVSGLEPYILPGPWDVGKTMWQRSDSLLLYTLRTGMVAVSGFLISVVLGVSVSLLFSQSSIIRQSGYPYAIFFQTVPIVAVAPLVIAIFGYGVLSVVVVTTMISLFPIITATTTGLITVDQGLLDLFRVNKATRWQILWKLQFPGAIRYLLTGMKTSAGLAVVGAIVGEFFAGHSSGHQGLGYFILVSQNQINTTSLFAGTICSTLLGVVVFATISLLGRLLLWRWVGEGSP; this is translated from the coding sequence ATGAAGGAGGATCGCTTCAGCTGGAAGACCATCGTGCTGCCGATGCTGGTGTTGGTGCTGACCCTTGCCCTGTGGCAAGCGATCATCGTCGTCAGCGGGCTCGAACCGTACATCCTGCCGGGCCCTTGGGACGTCGGCAAAACGATGTGGCAGCGTAGCGATTCGCTGTTGCTGTATACGCTGCGCACGGGGATGGTGGCCGTCAGTGGGTTTCTGATCTCGGTCGTGCTGGGCGTGAGCGTGTCGCTGCTGTTTTCGCAGTCGTCGATCATCCGCCAAAGCGGGTACCCTTACGCGATCTTCTTTCAAACCGTACCGATCGTTGCCGTCGCTCCGTTGGTGATCGCCATCTTTGGATATGGCGTGCTGAGCGTGGTCGTGGTGACGACGATGATCAGCCTGTTCCCAATCATCACCGCGACAACCACCGGGCTGATCACGGTCGATCAGGGACTATTGGATCTGTTTCGTGTGAACAAGGCAACACGATGGCAGATCTTGTGGAAGCTGCAGTTCCCAGGCGCCATTCGTTACCTGCTGACCGGCATGAAAACGAGCGCCGGGCTGGCGGTCGTCGGGGCGATCGTCGGTGAGTTCTTCGCCGGGCACTCGAGTGGTCATCAGGGGCTGGGCTATTTTATTCTCGTATCACAAAATCAAATTAACACGACGAGCCTGTTCGCTGGGACGATATGCAGTACGCTGTTGGGTGTCGTCGTGTTTGCCACCATTTCACTGCTGGGCCGTTTGCTATTGTGGCGCTGGGTAGGGGAGGGATCACCGTGA